The following are encoded together in the Streptomyces rapamycinicus NRRL 5491 genome:
- a CDS encoding dihydrolipoamide acetyltransferase family protein, which translates to MLVTKHFHLPDVGEGLTEADILEWRVAPGDRVGVNDIIVEIETAKAAVELPSPYAGTVTEILCAAGEAVAVGAPIIAFQVEDDTVPGTGPEPDATLQEQADPPAPDGARDEQPSAPAREPVLVGYGPAHARTARRPRKSKPAPPAVTPSSGKSLATPPVRKLARDLGVDLALVTATGASGRITREDVHRLAERRATPSNAPGPARDDVVRTPIRGVRKHTAEAMVKSAFTAPHVTEWVTVDVTRSLKLLKRARADKAFDGVRLTPLCLVLKAVLTAIARHPGINAKWDAEAGEIVQYSDVNLGVAAATPRGLIVPNIAAAQRLSLREIALALTDLVEQARAGKTTPERMRNGTFTITNIGVFGIDGGTPILNPGEAAILCFGQVRRTPWEHKGRVRLRDTTTLALSFDHRLVDGELGSLVLRDIARFLERPDLMVLHR; encoded by the coding sequence ATGCTCGTCACCAAGCACTTCCATCTCCCCGACGTCGGCGAGGGCCTCACCGAGGCCGACATCCTCGAGTGGCGCGTGGCACCCGGTGACCGGGTCGGCGTCAACGACATCATCGTGGAGATCGAGACGGCGAAGGCGGCGGTGGAGCTGCCCAGCCCGTACGCCGGGACCGTCACCGAGATCCTGTGTGCCGCCGGTGAGGCGGTGGCCGTCGGCGCGCCCATCATCGCGTTCCAGGTCGAGGACGACACCGTCCCGGGGACGGGGCCCGAACCCGACGCCACACTCCAGGAGCAAGCCGATCCGCCCGCCCCGGACGGTGCCCGGGACGAGCAGCCGTCCGCCCCTGCCCGCGAGCCCGTCCTGGTCGGCTATGGGCCGGCCCACGCCCGGACGGCGCGCCGCCCGCGCAAGAGCAAGCCCGCGCCACCGGCCGTCACACCGTCCAGCGGGAAATCCCTCGCGACCCCGCCGGTGCGCAAGCTCGCCCGCGACCTCGGAGTCGACCTGGCCCTGGTGACCGCCACGGGCGCGTCGGGCCGCATCACCCGCGAGGATGTCCACCGCCTCGCCGAGCGGCGGGCAACCCCGTCGAACGCCCCTGGCCCCGCCCGTGACGACGTGGTGCGCACGCCGATCCGCGGAGTGCGCAAACACACCGCGGAGGCCATGGTCAAGAGCGCTTTCACCGCTCCGCACGTCACGGAATGGGTCACCGTCGACGTGACGCGGTCCCTCAAACTGCTGAAGCGGGCACGCGCCGACAAGGCGTTCGACGGGGTGCGCCTGACACCGCTGTGTCTCGTCCTCAAGGCGGTGCTGACCGCCATCGCGCGGCATCCCGGGATCAACGCGAAGTGGGACGCCGAGGCCGGTGAGATCGTCCAGTACTCCGACGTCAATCTCGGTGTCGCCGCGGCGACACCGCGAGGGCTCATCGTCCCCAACATCGCCGCCGCCCAGCGGCTCTCCCTGCGTGAGATCGCCCTGGCGCTCACCGACCTCGTCGAGCAGGCCCGCGCCGGCAAGACGACACCGGAGCGGATGAGGAACGGGACGTTCACGATCACCAACATCGGAGTCTTCGGCATCGACGGCGGAACACCGATCCTCAACCCCGGCGAGGCGGCGATCCTCTGCTTCGGCCAGGTGCGGCGAACGCCGTGGGAACACAAGGGACGCGTACGGCTGCGCGACACCACGACCCTCGCCCTGTCGTTCGACCACCGTCTCGTCGACGGCGAACTCGGTTCGCTCGTCCTGCGCGACATCGCCCGCTTCCTGGAACGGCCCGACCTGATGGTCCTTCACCGCTGA
- a CDS encoding LysR family transcriptional regulator, with the protein MFVVEEVETFLAIARSGSLAQAARIVHTSQSTVSYRLERLEKRLGRRLVLRARGAKGIGLTVAGERYRELAEQWERLVGEAARIREAPDAALSVGGADAISIYVFDSLVGELRTRLPQLRLTLESGRSTALCDRVVAGHLDVAFVFYEPVHTDLRVRPLARYPMLAAVNSPSIDGEHPESAGALPLSALSRSNEIYLPWGPDYDLWRERNLLREPVHTVTMVHTLPPLLRTPDCWTVAPSFMADDLKARTGCRVVPLRDGPPDRTIYWVEHKRRRADNATALRALEDLLTRR; encoded by the coding sequence ATGTTCGTCGTAGAGGAGGTCGAGACTTTCCTCGCGATCGCCCGCTCGGGAAGCCTCGCCCAAGCCGCCCGGATCGTGCACACCTCCCAGTCGACCGTGAGTTACCGGCTGGAACGGCTGGAAAAGCGCCTGGGGCGGCGTCTTGTCCTCCGGGCACGGGGAGCGAAGGGGATCGGGCTGACCGTCGCGGGTGAGCGCTACCGCGAGCTCGCCGAGCAGTGGGAGCGACTCGTCGGCGAGGCCGCCCGGATCCGCGAGGCGCCGGACGCGGCCCTGTCCGTGGGCGGCGCCGACGCCATCAGCATCTATGTGTTCGACTCACTCGTCGGAGAACTGCGCACCCGGCTCCCCCAGTTGCGGCTCACCCTGGAAAGCGGGCGCAGCACAGCGCTGTGCGACCGCGTCGTCGCCGGCCATCTCGACGTCGCCTTCGTCTTCTACGAGCCTGTCCACACCGACCTCCGGGTGCGTCCACTCGCGCGATATCCGATGCTCGCCGCCGTCAACTCACCATCGATCGACGGCGAACACCCGGAATCGGCCGGGGCGCTGCCGCTCTCCGCGCTGTCCCGGTCGAACGAGATATATCTGCCCTGGGGTCCCGACTACGACCTGTGGCGGGAGCGGAACCTGCTGCGGGAGCCCGTCCACACCGTCACCATGGTGCATACGCTGCCACCGCTGCTGCGCACCCCGGACTGCTGGACGGTGGCCCCCTCCTTCATGGCCGACGACCTGAAGGCGCGAACCGGATGCCGTGTCGTCCCGCTGCGCGACGGGCCACCCGACCGGACCATCTACTGGGTGGAGCACAAACGCCGCCGGGCCGACAACGCCACGGCGTTGCGAGCCCTGGAAGACCTGCTCACCCGGCGTTGA